A genomic window from Herbiconiux aconitum includes:
- a CDS encoding chaplin family protein → MNKYVSRGLWTVLITGGLCALGAGVANAAETSGDEGAASGNQAIIQVDLPIDLSGNGVSVIGDSSSSDSSASVDSAPVEPPVSVSTDGEDSLIGGNQAIVDVDMPITVGGNAISVVGDSASTDSAVSTDAAAPDAAPAAPPADPAPAPAATPVETSGDDSVAGGNQVPVDVSIPVIVGGNAISVIGDAESTEASNTTTGTAPSVVTGSGLTTSGEDGVAGGNQLPIAVTAPVTVGGNGISVIGDSSATGSDVSTTTGGGTGSGDGATTTGEDGIVSGNQVAPDVTAPVTVGGNGISVIGDSSATGSDVSTTTGGGTGSGDGATTTGEDGIVSGNQVLPDLGIPVTVGGNAVSVIGDADTSDSVVTTTTGSGSGDPVTSGDDGILGGNQIIPGIELPITVGGNAVCVVGDCTTTGSTVTDPGDPTDPTDPTDPTDPTDPTDPTGPTDPTDPTDPGTPTNPVDPGTPVTPGSPTDAGTSVPAGSSSSPLAGGSGTASGSLALTGGNPLPLVGGLLLLMLVGLGLIAFTRRSACGEGSTR, encoded by the coding sequence ATGAACAAGTACGTCTCGAGAGGGCTGTGGACAGTCCTCATCACCGGGGGCCTGTGTGCCCTCGGTGCGGGAGTCGCGAACGCCGCTGAGACCAGCGGCGACGAAGGCGCGGCATCCGGCAACCAGGCCATCATCCAGGTGGACCTGCCCATCGACCTCAGCGGAAACGGTGTCTCGGTCATCGGGGACTCGTCGAGCAGCGACTCGTCGGCCTCGGTCGACTCGGCTCCCGTGGAGCCTCCCGTGTCGGTCTCGACCGACGGTGAAGACTCGCTGATCGGCGGCAACCAGGCGATCGTCGATGTCGACATGCCGATCACGGTCGGCGGCAACGCGATCTCGGTGGTCGGCGACTCGGCGAGCACCGACTCGGCGGTGTCGACGGATGCGGCCGCCCCGGATGCTGCGCCTGCAGCTCCGCCCGCTGATCCCGCGCCGGCTCCGGCCGCGACTCCGGTCGAGACCTCCGGTGACGACAGTGTGGCCGGCGGCAACCAGGTGCCGGTCGACGTGTCGATCCCGGTGATCGTCGGTGGCAACGCCATCTCGGTCATCGGCGATGCGGAATCGACGGAAGCCTCGAACACCACCACAGGAACGGCGCCCTCCGTGGTCACGGGCTCCGGCCTCACCACCTCCGGTGAAGACGGCGTGGCGGGCGGTAACCAGCTGCCCATCGCGGTCACCGCACCGGTCACGGTCGGTGGCAACGGCATCAGCGTCATCGGCGACTCCTCGGCGACCGGCTCCGACGTCAGCACCACCACCGGGGGCGGCACAGGCTCCGGAGACGGCGCCACCACGACGGGCGAAGACGGCATCGTCTCCGGCAACCAGGTCGCCCCTGACGTCACCGCACCGGTCACGGTCGGTGGCAACGGCATCAGCGTCATCGGCGACTCCTCGGCGACCGGCTCCGACGTCAGCACCACCACCGGGGGCGGCACAGGCTCCGGAGACGGCGCCACCACGACGGGCGAAGACGGCATCGTCTCCGGCAACCAGGTGCTGCCCGACCTGGGCATCCCGGTGACCGTCGGCGGCAACGCCGTCTCGGTGATCGGCGACGCGGACACCTCGGACTCGGTCGTCACCACGACGACCGGCTCCGGCAGCGGCGACCCGGTGACCAGCGGAGACGACGGGATTCTGGGCGGTAACCAGATCATCCCCGGCATCGAGCTGCCCATCACGGTCGGCGGCAACGCGGTCTGCGTCGTCGGTGACTGCACCACGACGGGCTCGACGGTGACCGATCCGGGAGACCCGACCGATCCCACCGACCCGACCGATCCCACCGACCCCACGGACCCCACGGACCCCACTGGTCCCACGGACCCGACCGATCCGACCGACCCCGGAACCCCGACGAACCCGGTCGACCCGGGCACGCCGGTGACCCCGGGATCGCCGACGGATGCGGGCACCTCGGTGCCCGCCGGCTCCTCGAGCTCGCCTCTCGCGGGCGGCTCGGGCACCGCATCCGGAAGCCTCGCCCTCACGGGAGGCAACCCGCTGCCACTCGTCGGCGGCCTCCTGCTGCTGATGCTGGTGGGTCTCGGACTGATCGCGTTCACGCGCCGCAGCGCGTGCGGCGAGGGTTCGACCCGCTGA
- a CDS encoding APC family permease — MSGSASVSPPASAPLARRLGLGDAVFIGLGAMIGAGIFSAFSPAATAAGSGLLIGLVVAAVVAFCNATSSAQLAAVYPSAGGTYVYGRERLGPWWGFAAGWSFVIGKTASCAAMALTFAAYAVPDAWARPVAALAVAALVTVNYFGVTRTARLARVIVVVVLAILAVVVASGVVAGVSGVSSSGGDSGGGLAGFSGDGVGGFGPGGLYGVLQAAGLLFFAFAGYARIATMGEEVRDPARTIPRAITIAFLVAVVVYAAIAVVTLGALGPAGVATTPDPLTATVEANGWAWAVPVVTVGAALASLGALLALIAGIGRTTLAMAREGDLPRWLSAVHPRYSVPHRAELVLGAVVVLLVLTVDLRGAIGFSSFGVLLYYFVANLSAFTQPRAERRYWRWLPVLGAVGCVVLVVTLPPLAVVVGAAVLAAGILLRLVVRARSRLRP; from the coding sequence GTGTCCGGTTCCGCATCCGTCTCCCCACCCGCCTCGGCACCGCTCGCCCGCCGGCTCGGCCTCGGCGACGCGGTGTTCATCGGACTGGGCGCCATGATCGGCGCCGGAATCTTCTCGGCCTTCAGCCCGGCGGCCACGGCGGCGGGGTCGGGGCTGCTGATCGGGCTGGTGGTGGCCGCGGTGGTCGCCTTCTGCAACGCGACCTCGTCGGCGCAGCTCGCGGCCGTGTACCCCTCGGCGGGGGGAACCTACGTCTACGGGCGCGAACGCCTCGGCCCGTGGTGGGGTTTCGCCGCCGGCTGGAGCTTCGTCATCGGCAAGACGGCGAGTTGTGCGGCCATGGCGCTGACGTTCGCGGCCTATGCGGTTCCGGATGCGTGGGCCCGGCCGGTCGCAGCGCTCGCCGTGGCAGCGCTGGTCACGGTGAACTACTTCGGGGTCACCCGCACGGCGCGGCTGGCGCGGGTGATCGTGGTGGTGGTGCTGGCGATCCTGGCGGTGGTCGTGGCATCCGGGGTCGTGGCGGGCGTGTCGGGCGTGTCGAGCTCCGGCGGCGACTCGGGCGGTGGTCTTGCCGGATTCAGCGGCGACGGTGTCGGCGGCTTCGGCCCGGGCGGGCTGTACGGCGTGCTGCAAGCGGCCGGTCTCCTCTTCTTCGCCTTCGCGGGCTACGCGCGGATCGCGACGATGGGCGAGGAAGTGCGCGACCCGGCCCGCACCATTCCCCGGGCGATCACGATCGCGTTCCTCGTGGCGGTCGTGGTCTACGCGGCGATCGCCGTGGTCACCCTCGGCGCTCTGGGGCCTGCCGGTGTGGCCACGACGCCCGATCCGCTCACAGCCACGGTCGAGGCAAACGGGTGGGCGTGGGCCGTTCCGGTCGTGACGGTGGGGGCGGCGCTCGCGTCGCTCGGGGCGTTGCTCGCCCTGATCGCCGGCATCGGGCGCACGACGCTCGCCATGGCTCGCGAAGGCGACCTGCCTCGCTGGCTGAGTGCGGTGCATCCGCGATACTCGGTGCCGCATCGGGCCGAGCTGGTGCTGGGGGCCGTCGTGGTGCTGCTGGTTCTCACGGTCGATCTGCGCGGGGCGATCGGGTTCTCCTCGTTCGGTGTGCTCCTCTATTACTTCGTGGCGAACCTGTCGGCGTTCACGCAGCCTCGGGCAGAGCGCCGCTACTGGCGCTGGCTGCCGGTGCTCGGAGCGGTGGGCTGTGTGGTGCTCGTGGTGACGCTGCCCCCGCTCGCGGTGGTCGTGGGCGCGGCGGTGCTCGCGGCGGGCATCCTGTTGCGCCTGGTGGTGCGTGCGCGGTCCCGCCTCCGCCCCTGA
- a CDS encoding sigma-70 family RNA polymerase sigma factor produces MSRSGVTTTAPDEEIDEGEPEARLANIRGASEDPVKDYLRQIGRTALLSAEEEVDLGRRIEVGVLADAKLGSNPVMDATLKRELEWLARDGKAAKRKLIQANLRLVVSIAKRYLERGLPFLDLIQEGNIGLVRAVEKFDYQAGFKFSTYGSWWIKQAINRALADSGRIIRIPVHTSEKISSITRMQRRLVIELGREPSIVEVASAVDLPPAKVQELLRHGRDTVSIHTPVGDDDAELGDLIEDTSQAQPFDAAAASLQHHDLAVALATLPPREARVVCMRFGLDGEDPMSFDQIGEALGVSRERARQIQRRALAMLRDESLHDYLIA; encoded by the coding sequence ATGTCGCGCTCAGGAGTAACGACTACAGCCCCCGACGAAGAGATCGACGAGGGGGAGCCCGAGGCACGCCTCGCGAACATCCGGGGAGCCTCGGAGGATCCGGTGAAGGACTACCTCCGCCAGATCGGCCGCACCGCACTGCTCTCCGCCGAGGAGGAAGTCGACCTCGGCCGCCGCATCGAGGTCGGCGTGCTCGCCGACGCGAAGCTCGGCAGCAACCCCGTCATGGACGCCACGCTGAAGCGCGAGCTCGAATGGCTGGCACGCGACGGCAAGGCTGCCAAACGCAAGCTCATCCAGGCCAACCTGCGACTCGTCGTGTCGATCGCCAAGCGCTACCTGGAGCGCGGACTGCCCTTCCTCGACCTCATCCAGGAGGGCAACATCGGCCTGGTGCGCGCGGTCGAGAAATTCGACTACCAGGCCGGCTTCAAGTTCTCGACCTACGGCTCGTGGTGGATCAAGCAGGCCATCAACCGCGCGCTGGCCGACAGCGGCCGCATCATCCGCATCCCGGTGCACACCTCGGAGAAGATCTCGTCGATCACGCGGATGCAGCGTCGTCTCGTCATCGAGCTCGGCCGTGAGCCCTCGATCGTCGAGGTCGCGAGCGCCGTCGACCTCCCGCCCGCGAAGGTGCAGGAATTGTTGCGCCACGGTCGCGACACGGTGTCGATCCACACCCCCGTCGGCGACGACGACGCCGAGCTCGGCGACCTGATCGAGGACACCTCGCAGGCGCAGCCCTTCGACGCGGCTGCCGCCTCGTTGCAGCACCACGATCTGGCCGTCGCCCTGGCGACCCTGCCGCCCCGGGAGGCTCGCGTGGTGTGCATGCGCTTCGGTCTCGACGGGGAAGACCCGATGTCGTTCGACCAGATCGGCGAGGCCCTCGGTGTGAGCCGTGAGCGCGCGCGTCAGATCCAGCGCCGGGCTCTCGCGATGCTGCGCGACGAGTCGCTGCACGACTACCTGATCGCCTGA
- a CDS encoding cell wall-binding repeat-containing protein, with the protein MAALLVGLVAAGVLGGASAGAMPMDAGGPDGLPPAPPELGSITVSRIAGADRYEIAAEIAKRVSPAASNVVYVASGASFPDALSAGPAAAASFGPLLLVAPDFVPAAAAAALTRLDPLVVKVIGGTASVSQAVVDRVSSLVPRAHVTRIDGVDRYAVSRAVVDDAFTTVSGAAVATGRDFPDALSAGAVAGALGMPVLLVDGATPAADGLTTGLLRSLGVGVVTIVGGPLSVSTGVQNTILPEAWVPRISGANRYEVSLNITEFGGPDYSTVYLVTGANFPDALAGGVLAAKTSSPMFVVPTGCVPQGVLALLGKNAMKNVVLLGGTASLSPAVATLTACSF; encoded by the coding sequence GTGGCGGCGCTTCTCGTGGGTCTCGTCGCGGCGGGCGTGCTGGGTGGGGCCTCCGCCGGAGCAATGCCGATGGACGCGGGCGGCCCGGACGGACTTCCGCCCGCCCCGCCGGAACTCGGCTCGATCACGGTGTCGAGGATCGCGGGAGCCGACCGCTACGAGATCGCCGCCGAGATCGCGAAGCGCGTCAGCCCGGCAGCGTCGAACGTCGTCTACGTGGCCTCCGGGGCGAGCTTTCCCGACGCGCTGAGCGCCGGGCCGGCCGCTGCGGCGAGCTTCGGGCCCCTGCTGCTCGTAGCGCCGGATTTCGTGCCCGCTGCTGCGGCGGCCGCGCTCACCCGGCTCGACCCGCTGGTGGTCAAGGTCATCGGCGGCACCGCCTCCGTCTCCCAGGCCGTGGTGGACCGCGTGAGCAGTCTCGTTCCGCGAGCCCACGTGACTCGCATCGACGGCGTCGATCGCTACGCCGTCAGCCGCGCGGTCGTCGACGACGCATTCACGACGGTCTCGGGAGCCGCGGTGGCGACGGGCCGCGACTTCCCCGACGCTCTATCCGCCGGGGCGGTCGCGGGTGCGCTCGGCATGCCGGTTCTGCTCGTCGACGGCGCCACGCCCGCCGCCGACGGATTGACGACGGGGCTGCTACGGAGTCTGGGAGTGGGTGTCGTGACCATCGTGGGTGGCCCGCTCTCGGTCTCGACGGGAGTTCAGAACACGATCCTTCCTGAAGCGTGGGTGCCACGCATATCAGGGGCGAACCGCTATGAGGTGTCGCTGAACATCACCGAGTTCGGCGGCCCCGACTACTCGACCGTCTACCTGGTCACCGGCGCGAATTTTCCCGACGCGCTTGCGGGCGGCGTCCTGGCTGCGAAGACGTCTTCCCCGATGTTCGTCGTGCCAACCGGATGCGTTCCTCAGGGCGTTCTCGCTCTGCTCGGCAAGAACGCCATGAAGAACGTCGTGCTGCTCGGGGGGACCGCGTCATTGAGCCCCGCGGTGGCCACCCTGACCGCGTGCTCGTTCTGA
- a CDS encoding YcnI family copper-binding membrane protein: MNTRTLARAATAGAAATLLATAAVVAGAPLAASAHVRVDPGHAAPGSYTTLTFKVPNESATASTVRVEVDLPADTPFTSVSYQPVPGWSASVVVGTLPSPITAGDATITEAPLSVVWTADAGTAGVAPGQFQEFPLSVGPVPDTAQVVLPAHQGYSDGSTVDWAEPTPASGEEPEHPAPTLYITSAPPADGVATVTAGAEGGSPDASDASGADGTASLALGFGIGGLALGTLALVLAAVAVLRRPGSPDATDAQ; the protein is encoded by the coding sequence ATGAACACACGTACCCTCGCGCGCGCCGCAACAGCCGGCGCCGCTGCCACCCTGCTCGCGACCGCAGCCGTCGTCGCCGGCGCGCCCCTCGCGGCCTCCGCCCACGTTCGCGTCGACCCGGGGCACGCCGCGCCGGGCAGTTACACCACCCTCACCTTCAAGGTGCCGAACGAGTCGGCCACCGCGAGCACGGTGCGGGTCGAGGTCGACCTGCCGGCCGACACCCCGTTCACGAGCGTCTCCTACCAGCCCGTGCCCGGCTGGAGCGCCTCGGTCGTGGTCGGCACGCTGCCGAGCCCGATCACCGCGGGCGACGCGACCATCACCGAAGCGCCCCTCTCCGTGGTGTGGACCGCGGATGCCGGCACCGCGGGTGTCGCGCCCGGCCAGTTCCAGGAGTTCCCGCTCTCGGTCGGGCCCGTGCCCGACACGGCGCAGGTGGTGCTGCCGGCGCACCAGGGCTACTCCGACGGCAGCACCGTCGACTGGGCCGAGCCCACGCCGGCCTCGGGGGAGGAGCCGGAACATCCGGCGCCGACCCTGTACATCACCTCCGCCCCACCTGCCGACGGGGTCGCGACGGTGACGGCCGGCGCGGAAGGCGGGTCGCCGGATGCGTCGGATGCCTCTGGCGCGGACGGCACCGCTTCGCTCGCACTGGGCTTCGGCATCGGCGGCCTGGCGCTCGGCACGCTGGCGCTCGTGCTGGCGGCCGTCGCGGTCCTGCGCCGGCCGGGCTCGCCGGACGCGACGGACGCCCAGTGA
- a CDS encoding copper resistance CopC family protein: MTRPTGVRRAAITMLTLALVAGATIGGAESASAHDYLVSTNPVADSTVTETLSQVSLTFNEPPLADASAAIAIELHDPSGANVATGAVSIVNSTLSIDVAPTTPGAYTVLWQNVSADGHAVSGEFGFDYAGPAVGGGSSTPEPTTAAGSSATPEPAAAGTGAGGIQFPLVLIGIGSAVGVVVIVAAILLILLRRRSRPGP, translated from the coding sequence GTGACGCGCCCGACGGGCGTCCGGCGCGCTGCGATCACGATGCTGACGCTCGCACTCGTAGCCGGGGCGACGATCGGCGGCGCGGAGAGCGCATCCGCTCACGACTATCTCGTGTCGACGAACCCCGTCGCCGACTCGACAGTCACCGAGACGCTCAGCCAGGTGTCGCTCACGTTCAACGAGCCGCCGCTGGCGGATGCGAGCGCCGCGATCGCGATCGAGTTGCACGACCCGAGCGGCGCGAACGTCGCAACCGGCGCGGTGTCGATCGTGAACAGCACGCTGAGCATCGACGTCGCGCCCACCACCCCGGGGGCTTACACCGTGCTCTGGCAGAACGTGTCGGCCGACGGTCATGCGGTCTCGGGCGAGTTCGGGTTCGACTACGCCGGTCCGGCGGTGGGGGGCGGTTCCTCCACCCCTGAGCCCACCACGGCGGCGGGCAGTTCCGCCACCCCCGAGCCGGCAGCCGCCGGGACGGGCGCGGGTGGCATCCAATTCCCGCTCGTGCTGATCGGCATCGGCTCGGCGGTCGGTGTCGTGGTCATCGTGGCCGCGATCCTGCTGATCCTGCTCCGCCGCCGGTCGCGCCCAGGCCCCTGA
- a CDS encoding lycopene cyclase domain-containing protein, which yields MTYWALNLVFLAVVLAVVVVAFVVVRRRPTDARRGVMAAFGVTLGVLLVLTAVFDNVMIAIGLVGYDEARISGAFVGIAPLEDFAYALAAVFLLPSLWLLLDRPRAALTGDRE from the coding sequence ATGACGTACTGGGCACTCAATCTGGTCTTCCTGGCGGTGGTTCTGGCCGTGGTGGTGGTCGCTTTCGTGGTCGTGCGCCGCCGGCCGACGGATGCGCGGCGCGGCGTCATGGCGGCGTTCGGCGTCACCCTCGGTGTGCTGCTGGTGCTCACCGCGGTGTTCGACAACGTCATGATCGCCATCGGGCTGGTGGGCTACGACGAAGCCCGCATCAGCGGGGCCTTCGTGGGCATCGCACCGCTGGAGGACTTCGCCTACGCGCTCGCCGCCGTGTTCTTGCTTCCGTCGTTGTGGCTGCTGCTCGACCGGCCCCGCGCCGCGCTGACGGGCGACCGCGAGTGA
- a CDS encoding prenyltransferase: MIRQLLLSSRPLSWVNTAFPFAAGYLLTTRELDLVFVLGTLYFLVPYNLAMYGINDVFDYESDLRNPRKGGVEGAVLDRSLHRVTLWAVVVTNVPFLVFLVLVGSPLSWLVLAVSVFALIAYSAPRLRFKERPFLDSLTSSTHFVSPAVYGLVLAGAVFTPSIWAVLAAFFLWGIASHAFGAVQDIVADREGGIGSVATVIGAAATVRFAFSAYLLAGVLLLFTSWPGPLAALLILPYAVSVLPFWSLRDADAERANAGWRRFLALNFATGFLVTLLLIWTWFLYPAGHYVLVPSG; this comes from the coding sequence GTGATCCGCCAGCTCCTCCTCTCCTCCCGCCCGCTCTCCTGGGTGAACACGGCGTTCCCCTTTGCGGCCGGCTATCTGCTCACGACGCGAGAGCTCGACCTCGTCTTCGTGCTCGGCACCCTCTACTTCCTGGTGCCCTACAACCTCGCGATGTACGGCATCAACGACGTGTTCGACTACGAGTCCGACCTGCGCAATCCGCGCAAGGGCGGCGTCGAGGGCGCGGTGCTCGACCGCTCCCTGCACCGCGTGACGCTATGGGCTGTCGTGGTCACGAACGTGCCCTTCCTGGTGTTCCTGGTGCTGGTGGGCAGCCCGCTGTCCTGGCTCGTGCTGGCGGTCAGCGTGTTCGCCCTCATCGCCTACAGTGCACCGCGTCTGCGCTTCAAAGAGCGGCCCTTCCTCGATTCGCTCACCTCCAGCACCCACTTCGTGAGCCCCGCCGTCTACGGCCTCGTGCTCGCGGGCGCGGTCTTCACGCCGAGCATCTGGGCCGTGCTCGCCGCGTTCTTCCTCTGGGGCATCGCCAGCCACGCCTTCGGCGCGGTGCAAGACATCGTGGCCGATCGGGAGGGCGGCATCGGCTCCGTGGCCACGGTCATCGGGGCCGCCGCGACCGTGCGTTTCGCCTTCTCCGCCTATCTCCTCGCCGGCGTGCTGCTGCTGTTCACCTCGTGGCCGGGCCCGCTCGCGGCCCTGCTGATCCTGCCCTATGCCGTGAGCGTGCTGCCGTTCTGGTCGCTCCGCGACGCGGATGCGGAGCGCGCCAACGCGGGCTGGCGACGGTTCCTCGCGCTGAACTTCGCGACGGGGTTCCTCGTGACGCTGCTGCTCATCTGGACCTGGTTCCTCTATCCCGCGGGCCATTACGTGCTGGTGCCGTCGGGCTGA
- a CDS encoding DUF2252 domain-containing protein: MSTHVSRLQSTRARHLTIAEALAAGRALRAEIPRSSHRDLTAAPAPRDPLGILAAQNATRLDHLVPLRLERMLTSPFAFYRGTAGIMAADLAAGASTGIDVVACGDAHISNFGLFASPQRTLVFDLNDFDEAAVSPWEWDVKRLVASVVIGAGDAGHSEKQVRRAALTTASAYRTALRDMMKIDALERYYTRVDTDELHPELDSAAQKVLGKATRQARRRTSRAYLEKITARDDDGTLLIIEDPPVLTHVPEAVESDVEALFERYRSTVPADIALLLSHFTLNDVAMRVVGVGSVGTRCYILILSGPAGEPLILQVKEAQRSVLQNFGGAVSAHDHASEGQRVVDNQRILQAVSDSFLGHLRFGGRDFYVRQFRDMKGSIDASTLPPSEFRTYVAGCGTVLARAHAQSLDAPVIAGYLGGSREFDEAVVDWSFAYADQSLGDFEGLRDAVSRGDI; the protein is encoded by the coding sequence ATGAGCACGCACGTCAGCCGCCTGCAGAGCACCCGCGCCCGGCACCTCACCATCGCGGAGGCCCTGGCAGCCGGGCGGGCTCTGCGCGCCGAGATTCCGCGGTCGTCGCACCGCGACCTGACCGCGGCACCTGCCCCGCGCGACCCGCTCGGCATCCTCGCCGCCCAGAATGCGACGCGCCTCGACCACCTCGTTCCGTTGCGCCTCGAGCGGATGCTCACGAGCCCCTTCGCGTTCTACCGCGGAACCGCCGGCATCATGGCGGCCGATCTCGCCGCCGGCGCCTCGACGGGCATCGACGTGGTCGCCTGCGGCGACGCGCACATCAGCAACTTCGGCCTGTTCGCCTCCCCCCAGCGCACACTGGTGTTCGACCTCAACGACTTCGACGAAGCCGCGGTCTCGCCCTGGGAATGGGACGTCAAGCGCCTCGTCGCGAGCGTCGTCATCGGAGCCGGGGATGCCGGCCACAGCGAGAAGCAGGTTCGTCGCGCGGCGCTCACCACGGCATCCGCCTACCGCACCGCACTCCGCGACATGATGAAGATCGACGCCCTCGAGCGCTACTACACCCGCGTGGACACCGACGAACTGCACCCCGAGCTCGACTCGGCGGCCCAGAAGGTGCTCGGCAAGGCCACCCGCCAGGCACGCCGACGCACCTCGCGCGCCTACCTCGAGAAGATCACGGCCCGCGACGACGACGGCACCCTGCTGATCATCGAAGACCCCCCGGTGCTCACCCACGTGCCCGAAGCGGTCGAGTCCGACGTCGAGGCGCTGTTCGAGCGGTATCGCAGCACCGTGCCCGCCGACATCGCTTTGCTGCTGTCGCACTTCACCCTCAACGACGTGGCCATGCGGGTGGTCGGCGTCGGGAGTGTGGGCACGCGGTGCTACATCCTCATCCTCTCCGGCCCGGCGGGCGAACCGTTGATCCTGCAAGTCAAGGAAGCTCAGCGATCGGTGCTGCAGAACTTCGGCGGCGCGGTCTCGGCGCACGACCACGCTTCCGAGGGACAGCGCGTGGTCGACAACCAGCGCATCCTGCAGGCCGTCTCCGACTCCTTCCTCGGTCATCTGCGCTTCGGCGGCCGCGACTTCTATGTGCGGCAGTTCCGCGACATGAAGGGGTCGATCGACGCCTCGACGCTTCCGCCATCGGAATTCCGCACCTATGTCGCCGGGTGCGGCACCGTGCTCGCCCGTGCCCACGCGCAGAGCCTCGACGCCCCCGTCATCGCGGGATATCTCGGTGGCTCCCGCGAGTTCGACGAGGCGGTGGTCGACTGGTCGTTCGCCTACGCCGATCAGTCGCTCGGCGACTTCGAAGGACTGCGGGATGCGGTCTCCCGCGGCGATATCTAG
- a CDS encoding SGNH/GDSL hydrolase family protein, translated as MLATNPGLSWITTDAGSSRANADGAPGVLGYLSYFDVWIEYVYSGHAPLLVSIGHSLNAPGSYQTAAFPTRGEQTAWPQQWASSNDAAAVSFASPGAETTVFAPGAAKWDEFGELDPDIVTIWAASNDIAHGRPLADIERDWGAVVTQVHTLWPDATVYALTEPPRDLGGAAEKTRLDWNAWLALGPYGVDRVLDADYALRDPLKPSVLRPDVNADGIHFTARGHSIVAGLIPAPRVGEG; from the coding sequence GTGCTCGCCACGAATCCGGGGCTCTCCTGGATCACCACCGACGCCGGCTCCTCGCGGGCGAACGCCGACGGCGCACCGGGCGTGCTCGGCTACCTCAGCTACTTCGACGTCTGGATCGAGTACGTCTACTCGGGTCACGCGCCCCTTCTGGTAAGCATCGGCCATTCCCTCAACGCCCCCGGCAGCTATCAGACCGCCGCGTTCCCGACACGCGGCGAGCAGACCGCGTGGCCGCAGCAGTGGGCGTCGAGCAACGATGCGGCGGCTGTCTCGTTCGCCTCGCCGGGGGCCGAGACGACGGTGTTCGCGCCCGGCGCGGCGAAATGGGACGAGTTCGGCGAGCTCGATCCCGACATCGTCACGATCTGGGCGGCGTCGAACGACATCGCGCACGGCCGCCCCCTCGCCGACATCGAGCGGGACTGGGGCGCGGTGGTGACCCAGGTGCACACTCTCTGGCCCGATGCGACGGTGTACGCCCTCACCGAGCCGCCGCGCGACCTGGGGGGAGCGGCCGAGAAGACGCGACTCGACTGGAACGCCTGGCTCGCGCTCGGGCCGTACGGCGTCGACCGGGTGCTCGACGCCGACTACGCGCTCCGCGACCCGCTGAAGCCGTCGGTTCTCCGGCCCGACGTGAACGCCGACGGCATCCACTTCACGGCGCGGGGCCACTCGATCGTGGCGGGGTTGATCCCGGCGCCGCGCGTGGGTGAGGGCTAG
- the dhaK gene encoding dihydroxyacetone kinase subunit DhaK — MKKFVNDPQQYVPEMLKGLALANPDTLKYVPEYNLIMRTDAPRDDKVSIIQGSGSGHEPAHVMTVGKGMLDGACPGDVFAAPPMDYVYETTKLLASPKGVVLLVNNYTGDRMAFDMAQEMSQADGVNVRTLFIDDDVSVQDSTYTVGRRGVAGNFFVMKAVGAASEEGADLDEVMRIGEKVNSVTRTMGLALTACTPPAKGSPLFELGDDEIEVGVGIHGEPGRRRAKMAPANELVDELLDPVVADLPFVSGDRVALMVNGLGGTPISELYLVYGIAHEKLAALGITVARSYVGEYCTSLDMAGASITLVRLDDEIERLLAAPAEIGNRIF, encoded by the coding sequence ATGAAGAAGTTCGTCAACGATCCGCAGCAGTACGTGCCCGAGATGCTCAAAGGCCTCGCGCTCGCGAACCCCGACACGCTGAAGTACGTGCCGGAGTACAACCTCATCATGCGAACGGATGCGCCGCGCGACGACAAGGTGTCGATCATCCAGGGCTCGGGCTCGGGTCACGAACCGGCCCACGTGATGACGGTGGGAAAGGGGATGCTCGACGGCGCGTGTCCGGGCGACGTGTTCGCCGCTCCCCCGATGGACTACGTGTACGAGACCACGAAGCTGCTCGCATCGCCGAAGGGCGTGGTGCTGCTCGTGAACAACTACACCGGCGACCGGATGGCGTTCGACATGGCGCAGGAGATGAGCCAGGCCGACGGCGTGAACGTACGCACCCTGTTCATCGACGACGACGTCTCGGTGCAGGACTCCACCTACACGGTCGGGCGACGTGGCGTCGCCGGCAACTTCTTCGTGATGAAAGCGGTGGGGGCGGCCTCGGAGGAGGGAGCCGACCTCGACGAGGTGATGCGGATCGGCGAGAAGGTCAACTCCGTCACGCGCACGATGGGGCTCGCGCTCACGGCGTGCACGCCTCCCGCGAAGGGGTCGCCGTTGTTCGAGTTGGGCGACGACGAGATCGAGGTGGGCGTGGGCATCCACGGCGAGCCCGGGCGGCGGCGCGCGAAGATGGCGCCGGCGAACGAGCTGGTCGACGAGCTGCTCGACCCGGTGGTGGCCGACCTGCCGTTCGTCTCCGGCGATCGGGTGGCGCTGATGGTGAACGGACTCGGTGGCACGCCGATCAGCGAGCTCTATCTCGTCTACGGCATCGCCCATGAGAAGCTCGCCGCGCTAGGCATCACGGTGGCGCGCAGTTACGTCGGGGAGTATTGCACCTCGCTCGACATGGCCGGCGCATCCATCACCCTGGTGCGGCTCGACGACGAGATCGAGCGCCTGCTCGCGGCTCCGGCCGAGATCGGCAACCGCATCTTCTAG